The genomic region GTACTGGTAGAGCTTGCCCGGGCCGTCGTAGCGCGTGACTTCGACGCGCTCGTAGATGCGGGCCCAGCCGTTCATCCCGTCCGCGAGGTGAGCCACGTCGCGGCCGTTCTCGGCCAGCTTCGCGGCGACGTACTCGCTCGCGCCGCCCTTCGCGCACAGGACGACGAGCGGCTCGCCCTCGGGGACGCGGTCGAGCACCTCCTCCGGAACCTCGTCGTCGAGGAACTCGAAGTACGGAACGTTGGCGATCTCGACGTTCTCGCCCTCGATGTGCCACTCGGAGAAGTCGCTCTCCATGCGGGCGTCGAGGATGGTCACGTCCTCGCCCGCGTCGATGCGGGACTTCAGTTCGGTCGGGTTCAACTCTTCGACGTCGATGTCTATCGTGGGTAACGCGTCAGGGTCCATGCGTCACTCCACGCTTGGGGATGGCCTGCAATAAGTATTGTGGATATTGCGCAAGACACTCAGAAATATCTTCATCAGGCGATGTCCAGCACAGCAACAACCAGCTATACAGCCGCCCTATGCCTTCTATCGGCGTTTGGCAGGAATCCAGGGATGGAGACCAGAAGAGCTTTATTGGACAATTTGTCCAATACACACAATTCTGTCTGCGATGTGGGTACAACCGAAAATAGACGCTCCAGGAAAGTCCGTCAGTCCGCGGCGGCGTGGCTGGTTCCCGACTCCGCGCGCAGCTCTTTGATGCTGCTGTAGACGACCGCACCGCTGACGAGCAGGGCTGCGCCGAGGATGATGGCGAGGCTGACCGTGTCCGCGACGGGAACCTCGAAGACGTTGCCGAGCTTGCGGATGGCGACGGCGATGGCCCCGAGCAGGAGCATCACGCCGAAGTACACCTTGATCTCGGCCTCGTCGACCAGGCTGGTCGAGGCCGCGCCCATGCGGGCCCCGAGCGCGCTACCCGCGAGGAGCGGGACGACGATGCTCAGGTCCACCGCGCCGGACTGGGCGTAGAGGAAGCTCCCGATACCGCCCGAGAAGACGATCTCGAACAGGTCGGTCCCGACCGCGACGGGGACCGGCACGCCGATGAGGTAGAACAGCGCGGGCATCCGGATGAATCCGCCACCGACGCCGAGGAATCCCGATAAGAGGCCCGTGAGGAACGCGACGAGCAGTATCATCCACAGGGAGACGCTGACGCCCCCGCGGAGGGATATCATCGGCGGGACGCGGTAGGACTGTATCTTCTTCGCGATGTCGGGGATGTCGTCGGCCGACAGTTCGGCGTCCTCGTCGACGTCGTGGCTGATGCCACCGTCACCGCCTTTCAGAGCAGTGTAGGTGACGAACACACCGATGCCGCCGAGCAGGAAGACGTAGGCGACGCTGACCACGCTGTCCGCGTAGCCCATGTGCTGGAGCCACTCCAGGCCGAGCTTCCCGACCTCGATGCCGGCGGTCGTCCCGGCGATCATCAGGATGCCAAGCTTGTAGTCGACCTGCCCCAGGTCGCGGTGTTTCAGCGTCGCGATGACGGAGGTCCCGAAGACGAACGCGAGGCCGGACGCGACCGCAACGTCGGTCTTGTACCCCATCACGAGCAACGCGGGCGTGACGAGGAACGAGCCGCCCATGCCGAAGAACCCGAACAGGATGCCGATGAGCACCCCGAAGCCCGCGAACGTCGCGAGCAGGAGGACGCTCATGCCGAGTACCTCCATGGTTCAGGCACCCCGCAGGGCGTCTCTGATGGCTGGTCCGAGGACGCGCTCCAGAAGGCCGTAGCCGACGTAGAGGACCCCGGCCTCAGCGAGCACGATCCCGATCAGTACCGCCGCCTGTGCGTTGCCGCTGAGGGATTCAATCCCGAACATCGTGCACCTCGAACGTTAGTATTGTACACTTCATGAGTTTCTGTACACGACACCGTAGCCGACAGGGTGTAATAACGGTTTTGGGAACACCGTGCAAGACTATATCCCCATACCTCACACATGGTGATGCATAAGTTATGGGTAGCTACAGCGTCGATTGTAGTCAGTTCACAGACAGTTCAGGCGAGGAGCGTTGGTGCCGACTCCGCGCGCCAGCAGGGTGAAGAAGGTTGATGCGCGAAAACAGGTCTGGAAGCCGAGAGAATGGAATCATCGGGCGCGACGCTGTGTCGAACGGGACGGGGGGTCGAGGAAAGAGCGGTCGAAACCGGTGAATCGAGTCGAGAACGAGCCGCAGGAGCAGCGAGTCAGCGTCAGTCCGCAGAACTCGGCGTCGTGCTCGGCTCGTCGTCACGAGAGCGCCAGACGCCCTGGACGTACGCGCCGAGGAACATCCCGCCGATGCCCCAGAGGATGGTGAGGTTCCCGACCCCGAGGCTGGCGTAGGCCGCGCCCGGGCAGATGCCCGAGAGGCCCCAGCCGACGCCGAAGATGGTGCCGCCCACGAGGACGTTGCTGTCGTAGTCCTTCAGTCGGCGGGCGTACTCTGCCCCGGTGAGGGGCGCACGCCTCCCGGAACGACTCATCGTCCAGAAGGCGATGCCGGCGGTGACGCTGGCCCCGCCCATCACGAGGAGCAGGCCGAAGTCCTCCAGCTGGAGGAACCGCAGGACGACCTCGGGGTGGGCCATCTCACTGAGCGCGAGGCCGACCCCGAATATCAGGCCACCCAGCAGGACGAGGCCGTAGAACGCGAGGCCGCGGTCCTGGCTCATATGCCCCACCCCATGGCAGCGATGACGTTCGCCGTCCCGATGGCGACGATGACGAAGGTCGCGACGTTCACCAGCGAGGTCTCAGAGAGCGACCCGACACCACAGACGCCGTGGCCGGACGTACAGCCCTTCCCGACGCGGGTGCCGATACCGACGAGGAAGCCGCCCAGGAGCAGCCGCCACGGGGCGACCTGTGTGGTGAACCAGTCGGCACCGGTGGCGACCGTGTAGCCCGCGGCACCCAACACGATGCCGACGGTGAAGACGACGCGCCAGTCGCGCGAACTGGTGAAGCGGTACTGCTGGAAGCGCGAACGGTCGGAGACGTACGACCACGTCGACTCGAGGAACGTGCTCGCCCCGGCGATGATGCCGGTACCCAGGTAGATGAGTACCGTCCCGAGGCCGATGAGGACGCCCCCGAGGGCGTAGTGCGCCACGCCGTTGGGGAAGAGTTCGATCATCAGTGGCAGAAGCTATCTGCCGGGCGCACTTAAGCGTTCGGATAGAATATCGTGTTTTGTGCAAGACTGTTGCAGTTACTATCTGGTTACTTCGTCGGGATTCGCGCACGAATAGGAGATATGGGCCGCAAGAACCAGTCCGAACACAGCGATAGATATTTATTGTATAGCCCAATATTGTGGAGTACACGCAACAATGAGCACAGACATCAGCGTTACCGAGACCCTCGACGTGAAAGGAGAGAACTGCCCGATGCCCGTCGTCAAGACCAAGCAGGCCATCGACGACCTCGAAGCCGACGACGTGCTCGAAGTGGTCGCGACCGACTCCGGCAGCATGAGCGACATCGCTGGCTGGGCCGACACCACCCCCGGCGTCGAACTGGTCGCCCAGGAGGAAGGCGACGGCATCTACACGCACTACGTGCGCAAGACCGAGTGAACCCATGAGCACCGACACTCCCGCATCACAGGAGGCCGACGCCGCCGTCGACGGTGACGACGCGGCGGCCCTGCTGGCCCGCGTCGACGAGCTGGAACAGCAGCTCGCCGACCTCGAGAGCGAGGTGGCCGACGACCAGCGAAAGATGGTCATCATCGCCACGAAGGGCACCCTCGACATGGCGTACCCGCCGCTCATCCTCGCGAGCACGGCGGCCGCCTTCGGCTGGGACGTGACCGTCTTCCACACGTTCTGGGGGCTGGACATCCTGCACAAGGAGCACTCCCAGAACCTCGGCCTGAGTGCGGTCGGCAACCCCAACATGCCGATGCCGAACGCCATCGCGGCGCTCCCCGGCATGGACCGCATGGCCACGAAGATGATGGAGAAGAAGATCGCGGACAACGACACAGCGACCATCCAGGAGCTCATCGACACGAGTCTGGACATGGGTGTGGAGTTCCAGGCCTGCCAGATGACCATCGACCTGATGGACTACGACGAGGACGACTTCTTCGACGGGGTCACCACCGGTGTGGGTGCCGCGAGTGCCCTCAGCGAGATGGGCGACGCGGACGTCCAGCTGCTGGTTTGAACCGCCTTTCGGACCGTCGACCCACTTTTGTGTGACCCACTCCCCGAGTGGTCACTCGCGCAGTACCGACCCGACAGCCAGCGCGACCCCGAGGAGCACGAACCCCGCCTGCAGCGTCTCGGTGAACGCCCGGAGCAGCGGGCTGCCGACGAGTGACCGGAGGAACAGGGTGTAGGCGACGGCCGCGGCACAGCCCAGGGACAGCAGCGCGCGCGAGCCGAATCGGCTCCGGTAGCCGACGTATAGCAGGCCCGTGAGGAACAGGGAGAGCCCGGCTTCGGGGAGGGGAAACGACATCGTCTCGTGTGCTCGTTCGGTCGCCACAGGTTTCAATCAATTGACCGACTCACGGCTCGATACGTGCCACCACGGCGCAGTGGCTGTCGAACTCTCACCCTCGACGGTGACCGAACACCTATAAAAACTGGAGCGGGCGGTGCTGACGCGGCTCTGCTACTCCTGGGTCGCGCCGTCGGGGAGCAACCGGTGTTCGATGTAGGACTCGGCCTCGGCGATGGCGGCGTCCCGGTCGAACGTCGCGGTCGCGCCCCGGAAGATGGTCCCCATCCCGATGGTCACCAGCATGTCCGCGACCCGGGTGGCGTCCACCTCGCGGAAGACGCCCTCCTCGATGCCGCGCTCGATGATGGCCGCGAACGTGCCGCGGAACGCCCCGTCCATCTCGGTGAAGCGCTCCCGGAAGGCGGGTTCGTTGACGCCCTGGGCCCGGACTTCCACGAGTGGGCCACGCTCTAGCGCGTTGTTCTCTCGAATCGGCGCGTCGGGTGGGACCTCGCCCGGGATCGTCTCGAGTATCTCGCCGGCGATGTCCTCGTCCATCGGGCCAGCCACCATCAACTGGACGTGGAGGCGCAGGTCCTCGACCGGGTCGTCGCTGAACCGGATGTCGAAGCCCGTCCCGAACTGCCCGAACATGAACTCCATGAACGAGAGCAACAGGTCGTCCTTCCCGTCGTAGAAGTGGTAGCAAGAGGACTTGCTCAGGCCGGCTTCGTCGGCGATACGCTGGATGGAGAGACCGGCGTAGCCGTGCTCGCGGAGCGCCCGGAACGTCGCGTGCATGATCTTCTCGCGGGTGTCGGTCGGTTCGGCGGTGAAGGACCCGTCGCTCATACCGACCGAATATTCGGTCGGTCCGTAAAAGCGTGCCGTGAGCGTCCCTCCCGCGGGGAGAGCCGAAAGATTGATTACTTACCGAACGTTCGTTCGACGCATGCCTACCGAACGTTCGTTCAGTAACCGGTCGGGAGGGAGGGTCGACAGATGAGCCGACCCAGCCTCCCCGGCCACATCACCGAGTACAGCAGACACGCCATCGCGGTCGTGCTCATCCTGACGCTGGTCGTCGGGGCGGGCGTCCCCGCCATGGAGCAGTCGACCTCGCTGGAGCAGTACCAGGGTGGAACGGCCGAGAACGATGCGCTCGACTACCTCGACGCGAACTTCTCGGCGGGCGACGGGAACACGACGGTGGCCCAGATAATCGTCGAAGGAGACGACGTGCTCTCGAAGGAGAGCCTCGTGGAGACGCTCTCGTACCAGCAGGCCCTCCGGGCGAACGAGACGGTGAACGGGACCGTCGGCGAGGACGGTATCCGGAGCGTCGCCGGTGTGGTCGCCACGACCGCCATCGCCGAAGAGCGCGCGGCCGACCTGCAGGAACGCCAGCAGGAACTGAA from Haloarchaeobius sp. HME9146 harbors:
- a CDS encoding sulfite exporter TauE/SafE family protein encodes the protein MEVLGMSVLLLATFAGFGVLIGILFGFFGMGGSFLVTPALLVMGYKTDVAVASGLAFVFGTSVIATLKHRDLGQVDYKLGILMIAGTTAGIEVGKLGLEWLQHMGYADSVVSVAYVFLLGGIGVFVTYTALKGGDGGISHDVDEDAELSADDIPDIAKKIQSYRVPPMISLRGGVSVSLWMILLVAFLTGLLSGFLGVGGGFIRMPALFYLIGVPVPVAVGTDLFEIVFSGGIGSFLYAQSGAVDLSIVVPLLAGSALGARMGAASTSLVDEAEIKVYFGVMLLLGAIAVAIRKLGNVFEVPVADTVSLAIILGAALLVSGAVVYSSIKELRAESGTSHAAAD
- a CDS encoding YeeE/YedE family protein, with translation MSQDRGLAFYGLVLLGGLIFGVGLALSEMAHPEVVLRFLQLEDFGLLLVMGGASVTAGIAFWTMSRSGRRAPLTGAEYARRLKDYDSNVLVGGTIFGVGWGLSGICPGAAYASLGVGNLTILWGIGGMFLGAYVQGVWRSRDDEPSTTPSSAD
- a CDS encoding YeeE/YedE family protein encodes the protein MIELFPNGVAHYALGGVLIGLGTVLIYLGTGIIAGASTFLESTWSYVSDRSRFQQYRFTSSRDWRVVFTVGIVLGAAGYTVATGADWFTTQVAPWRLLLGGFLVGIGTRVGKGCTSGHGVCGVGSLSETSLVNVATFVIVAIGTANVIAAMGWGI
- a CDS encoding sulfurtransferase TusA family protein, with protein sequence MSTDISVTETLDVKGENCPMPVVKTKQAIDDLEADDVLEVVATDSGSMSDIAGWADTTPGVELVAQEEGDGIYTHYVRKTE
- a CDS encoding DsrE/DsrF/DrsH-like family protein, which codes for MSTDTPASQEADAAVDGDDAAALLARVDELEQQLADLESEVADDQRKMVIIATKGTLDMAYPPLILASTAAAFGWDVTVFHTFWGLDILHKEHSQNLGLSAVGNPNMPMPNAIAALPGMDRMATKMMEKKIADNDTATIQELIDTSLDMGVEFQACQMTIDLMDYDEDDFFDGVTTGVGAASALSEMGDADVQLLV
- a CDS encoding TetR/AcrR family transcriptional regulator, with the protein product MSDGSFTAEPTDTREKIMHATFRALREHGYAGLSIQRIADEAGLSKSSCYHFYDGKDDLLLSFMEFMFGQFGTGFDIRFSDDPVEDLRLHVQLMVAGPMDEDIAGEILETIPGEVPPDAPIRENNALERGPLVEVRAQGVNEPAFRERFTEMDGAFRGTFAAIIERGIEEGVFREVDATRVADMLVTIGMGTIFRGATATFDRDAAIAEAESYIEHRLLPDGATQE